A DNA window from Verrucomicrobiota bacterium contains the following coding sequences:
- a CDS encoding alpha/beta hydrolase-fold protein, whose protein sequence is MNRGDKIRILIISSLFCLPVWLLAQNQAKGYETREHQIELSFDTEIKYQYVITLPADYESDSDRLWPMILYLHGGGTPKIDQLIERNSSFSDLPAIVVLPLCPLSPDGAIYSNWHWKMLGALVREVCEWYRIDPEMRSVIGHSMGGSAAWELPFHEQDLFAKSVVLSGFCVILRFS, encoded by the coding sequence ATGAACAGAGGAGATAAGATTCGGATTCTAATAATCTCCTCCCTGTTCTGTTTACCAGTATGGCTACTCGCTCAAAATCAGGCCAAGGGCTACGAAACACGTGAGCACCAAATTGAGCTAAGCTTCGATACAGAAATAAAGTATCAGTATGTAATTACACTTCCTGCAGACTACGAATCTGATTCGGATCGATTATGGCCAATGATCCTATACCTCCATGGAGGAGGGACACCAAAGATCGATCAGTTAATAGAACGAAATTCGTCATTCAGCGATCTGCCAGCAATTGTCGTTTTACCTTTGTGCCCTCTTTCTCCAGATGGTGCCATCTATTCTAACTGGCACTGGAAGATGTTGGGTGCATTGGTCCGAGAAGTGTGCGAATGGTATCGCATTGATCCGGAAATGCGGTCGGTTATCGGGCACAGCATGGGTGGTTCCGCTGCCTGGGAATTACCATTTCACGAGCAGGATCTGTTTGCAAAATCAGTTGTGCTTTCAGGTTTTTGCGTAATTCTGCGTTTTTCGTAG
- a CDS encoding sulfatase, with amino-acid sequence MKLKLLLPLLLLFPFAFLSADHHQPNFVVIFCDDLGYGDLRAFGNPTIKTPHLDRMAEEGQKWTQFYSADPICTPSRAGLLTGRYPIRNGMTSAARGVLFPDSSGGLPQEEVTIAEVLKQKNYATAAVGKWHLGHLPQHLPMTQGFDSYYGIPYSNDMAKIKGAPNYREQAEDPDFYPDYNDFDVPLMENEKEIEKPVDQNTITRRYAEKGVEFIKKNKDRPFFLYLAHTMTHIPLFADEAFRGKSIRGLFGDTVEEIDWTVGQILNTLRDLDLDEKTIVLFTSDNGPWLSFRTHGGSAGPLRAGKGTNFEGGQRVPTIFWAPGRFPPDVVDQMGSTIDMMATFASLSGTKSPTDRKMDSYDLSPVLLGTGKSPRKEFFYWNTGQLDAVRSGPWKLHTEQREAVNYGRRIKLEKPELYNLEKDISEAYDVADEHPKIVASLLQMLESHKKHTADSLPEQLGAKIPGFQYRR; translated from the coding sequence CGCAGACCATCACCAACCCAACTTTGTCGTTATTTTCTGTGATGATCTCGGCTATGGCGATTTGAGAGCATTCGGAAATCCAACCATCAAAACACCCCACCTGGATCGCATGGCGGAAGAAGGGCAGAAATGGACGCAGTTCTACTCAGCCGACCCTATTTGTACTCCAAGCCGGGCGGGCTTGCTAACTGGTCGCTATCCAATTCGCAATGGCATGACCTCTGCCGCAAGAGGCGTATTGTTTCCCGATTCTTCGGGCGGATTACCTCAGGAAGAAGTAACGATTGCAGAAGTTTTAAAACAGAAAAACTACGCCACCGCCGCAGTCGGGAAATGGCACTTGGGGCATTTACCCCAACATCTGCCAATGACCCAGGGGTTTGATTCCTACTATGGAATCCCCTACTCCAACGATATGGCAAAAATCAAAGGCGCGCCTAACTACCGGGAGCAAGCCGAAGATCCCGACTTTTATCCCGACTACAACGACTTCGATGTTCCCCTTATGGAGAACGAAAAGGAAATCGAAAAACCGGTCGACCAAAATACTATCACAAGGCGCTACGCCGAAAAAGGAGTTGAGTTTATCAAGAAAAACAAGGACCGACCGTTCTTCCTCTATCTGGCTCACACCATGACTCACATTCCACTCTTTGCAGATGAAGCGTTTCGTGGGAAAAGTATCCGTGGTCTGTTTGGAGATACTGTTGAAGAAATCGATTGGACCGTAGGACAGATTCTTAATACCCTGCGCGACCTCGACCTGGATGAAAAAACGATTGTCCTGTTCACCTCCGATAACGGTCCATGGCTTTCATTCAGGACTCATGGCGGCTCAGCCGGACCCTTACGTGCAGGAAAAGGAACCAACTTCGAAGGCGGCCAACGGGTACCAACCATTTTCTGGGCACCAGGAAGATTCCCACCTGACGTTGTCGATCAGATGGGATCGACCATCGACATGATGGCAACGTTCGCGAGTCTCTCCGGAACAAAATCACCGACCGATCGTAAAATGGACAGCTACGATCTGTCACCTGTGTTGCTCGGTACAGGGAAAAGTCCTCGTAAGGAATTCTTCTATTGGAACACCGGCCAATTAGATGCGGTTCGTTCAGGCCCGTGGAAGCTCCACACCGAGCAACGCGAAGCGGTTAACTACGGTAGAAGAATCAAATTGGAGAAACCAGAGCTTTACAACCTGGAGAAAGATATATCAGAGGCCTACGACGTTGCGGATGAGCATCCGAAAATCGTCGCCTCACTGCTCCAAATGCTCGAAAGCCACAAAAAACACACTGCCGATTCATTGCCCGAGCAATTGGGAGCAAAGATTCCGGGATTCCAGTACAGAAGGTGA